The Phoenix dactylifera cultivar Barhee BC4 chromosome 15, palm_55x_up_171113_PBpolish2nd_filt_p, whole genome shotgun sequence genome contains a region encoding:
- the LOC103704304 gene encoding transcription factor bHLH18-like, with the protein MDTSVARWFHDMGMEDPSFFHQWDVDSLDQFSAQQIAVALGQDFQRSLSSESYASYPSFQPPASTISNTSSCSYMDTKCVQRPKKVLKANSWNSCTTEQNSSLAPGASSPSILSFGNPGLPRHQSDLYESFVGAVKTKEEMEILVPPGSKRSYGTMVEQGPKRMNMGARPASHNQDHIIAERKRREKMGQRFIALSALLPGLKKMDKASVLGDAIEYVKQLQEKVKTLEEQNTKRTVESAVLVKKPQLSSEDDGSSWDENCEGLPSGESLPEIEAKMSENSVLVKIYCEKRSGVLLKALSEIEKLHLNVINASVIPFASSHLDITVVAQIDADFSMTVKDVVKKLNSAFRQFM; encoded by the exons ATGGATACATCGGTTGCGAGGTGGTTTCATGATATG GGAATGGAGGATCCTAGCTTCTTCCATCAGTGGGATGTGGACTCCTTGGATCAGTTCAGTGCACAACAAATTGCGGTGGCTCTTGGGCAGGACTTCCAACGATCCCTCTCCTCTGAGAGCTACGCCTCATACCCTTCTTTCCAACCACCGGCAAGCACCATATCCAACACTTCTAGCTGCTCGTACATGGACACCAAGTGTGTCCAAAGGCCCAAAAAAGTCCTCAAGGCCAATAGCTGGAATTCTTGCACCACCGAGCAGAACTCATCTCTAGCCCCTGGTGCCTCGTCTCCGAGCATCCTTTCCTTCGGCAACCCGGGCTTGCCAAGGCACCAATCTGACTTATATGAGAGTTTTGTTGGGGCTGTGAAGACAAAGGAAGAGATGGAGATCTTGGTTCCTCCTGGCTCAAAGAGGAGCTATGGAACTATGGTTGAACAGGGACCTAAGAGGATGAACATGGGGGCTAGGCCAGCTTCTCATAACCAAGACCACATCATTGCAGAGAGGAAGCGAAGGGAGAAGATGGGCCAGAGATTTATTGCACTGTCAGCACTCCTTCCCGGTCTCAAGAAG ATGGATAAGGCTTCTGTTCTTGGGGATGCAATCGAGTATGTGAAACAACTCCAAGAGAAGGTGAAAACTCTCGAAGAGCAAAATACGAAAAGGACCGTGGAGTCAGCAGTTCTAGTCAAGAAGCCTCAGCTTTCTTCCGAGGACGATGGCTCCTCCTGGGATGAGAATTGTGAGGGGCTCCCATCTGGTGAATCCCTCCCAGAGATCGAGGCCAAGATGTCCGAAAACAGCGTCCTCGTCAAGATCTACTGCGAGAAACGCAGTGGAGTATTGCTGAAGGCACTCTCTGAGATCGAGAAGCTCCACCTCAATGTCATCAACGCAAGCGTCATCCCCTTTGCCAGTTCCCATCTTGATATAACTGTTGTGGCTCAG ATTGATGCAGATTTCTCCATGACAGTGAAGGATGTAGTGAAGAAGCTAAACTCAGCTTTCAGGCAGTTCATGTGA